A stretch of the Microbispora sp. ZYX-F-249 genome encodes the following:
- a CDS encoding (Fe-S)-binding protein, whose amino-acid sequence MRVALFVTCVNDTLFPDTGRAVVRLLRRLGVEADFPRAQTCCGQMHANTGYRDEAVRLARRGVAALRGYDAVVVPSGSCAAMIREQYPKLAGSRGPFADAVARVVPRTYELTEFLVDVLGVTDVGAYFPHRVTYHPTCHSLRGIHLGDRPLTLLRQVKGLELVPLADAEECCGFGGTFAIKNADVSAAMCADKVRAVLDTGAEVLCAADNSCLMHIGGMLGRQKSGVRVMHLAEILCSTETAGVR is encoded by the coding sequence GTGCGGGTAGCCCTGTTCGTCACCTGCGTCAACGACACGCTCTTCCCGGACACCGGGCGGGCGGTCGTGCGCCTGCTGCGCCGTCTGGGCGTGGAGGCCGACTTCCCCCGCGCCCAGACCTGCTGCGGGCAGATGCACGCCAACACCGGCTACCGGGACGAGGCCGTACGGCTGGCGCGGCGCGGCGTGGCGGCGTTGCGCGGCTACGACGCGGTCGTCGTCCCCTCGGGCTCGTGCGCGGCCATGATCCGCGAGCAGTACCCTAAGCTGGCCGGATCGCGGGGACCCTTCGCCGACGCGGTGGCGCGGGTCGTGCCCAGGACCTACGAGCTGACCGAGTTCCTGGTCGACGTGCTCGGGGTGACCGACGTGGGGGCGTACTTCCCGCACCGGGTCACCTACCACCCGACGTGCCACTCGCTGCGCGGCATCCACCTGGGCGACCGTCCGCTGACGCTGTTACGCCAGGTCAAAGGGCTGGAACTGGTGCCGCTGGCAGACGCCGAGGAGTGCTGCGGCTTCGGCGGCACCTTCGCGATCAAGAACGCCGACGTCTCGGCGGCGATGTGCGCCGACAAGGTGCGCGCCGTCCTCGACACCGGCGCCGAGGTGCTGTGCGCGGCCGACAACTCGTGCCTGATGCACATCGGCGGCATGCTCGGCCGGCAGAAGTCCGGCGTGCGGGTGATGCACCTGGCCGAGATCCTCTGTTCGACCGAGACGGCGGGGGTCCGATGA
- a CDS encoding FadR/GntR family transcriptional regulator: MTTEERRRTDARPRAFEEVLARIEERIAADGLTVGDRLPGERRLAEQLGVGRSSVREALRVLETLGVVTPQVGRGPDAGAVLTSRPGSALTDLLRVHLGLATLSMREVIDTRLMIEQWAAARAAAATDTASTDTASTDTASTDTASTRTATTRMAEAIAAMDAARDPAEFVEHDIAFHLALAEASGNRLIVAVMRALRDAVRRYAVDAVVRLGDTGGLQDDHRRIHRAIEDGDAGAAAAAVAGHLARAYPESGPDS; encoded by the coding sequence GTGACCACCGAAGAACGCCGGCGTACGGACGCCCGCCCGCGCGCCTTCGAGGAGGTGCTCGCCCGGATCGAGGAGCGCATCGCGGCCGACGGCCTGACCGTCGGCGACCGGCTGCCGGGCGAACGCCGGCTCGCCGAGCAGCTCGGCGTCGGCCGGTCGTCGGTCCGGGAGGCGCTGCGCGTGCTGGAGACCCTCGGCGTGGTCACGCCGCAGGTCGGCCGGGGCCCGGACGCGGGGGCGGTGCTCACCTCCCGCCCGGGAAGCGCGCTCACCGACCTGCTCCGTGTGCATCTCGGTCTCGCCACGCTCTCGATGCGCGAGGTGATCGACACGCGGCTGATGATCGAGCAGTGGGCCGCGGCCCGGGCGGCGGCTGCCACGGACACGGCCTCCACAGACACGGCCTCCACAGACACGGCCTCCACAGACACGGCCTCCACGCGCACGGCGACGACGCGGATGGCGGAGGCGATCGCGGCCATGGACGCGGCCCGCGACCCCGCCGAGTTCGTCGAGCACGACATCGCGTTCCACCTGGCCCTCGCCGAGGCGTCGGGCAACCGGCTGATCGTGGCGGTCATGCGGGCGCTGCGCGACGCCGTGCGCCGCTACGCCGTGGACGCCGTCGTACGGCTCGGCGACACCGGCGGGCTGCAGGACGACCACCGGCGCATCCACCGGGCGATCGAGGACGGCGACGCGGGCGCCGCCGCCGCCGCGGTCGCCGGGCACCTCGCCCGCGCCTATCCGGAGTCTGGCCCGGATTCATAG